From one Lolium rigidum isolate FL_2022 chromosome 4, APGP_CSIRO_Lrig_0.1, whole genome shotgun sequence genomic stretch:
- the LOC124707868 gene encoding proteoglycan 4-like isoform X1 encodes MATEVNQNCFAWPREESPVQDSSQGTTQVFDHGSISFGRFDLESLEWEKWSVFTNDRRTEEFVKFNGLVAKKKAYFEEYFKRIRELKALQQQNQQTELNLEYSGDGSDSSQTGEDEPVGKHASPAGSGTHFDDCMGQIAAESTSEHGLGCYNDHNKRLSNGISSATHSSSAGGLQMIGEETGENASVENCSDRMDMLQQNAKCSQDDLVMPHETKVNLKRTIEKCSPISQASKIIPRTVKMTSSCVPDQTFINKGPQSSNSTVINQKTKPGNVQSLRKPRAATSNVGGTTVRSKLVTKEDPGVMALRRPSSAASQRPSSRERRPVTRDGSRGPASMASPCRPSTAQRRLATRDLAANQTSIASPRRPSTADKRPITKELAPKDANIATPRRPSTADRRPITKESAPKNANTATPCRPSTPDRRLTTKELTPKHANVATPQRPSTAERRPITRESAPKLGGTANPCWPSSAQRRPVTRGIVHTNAEVVSLHRHSTAERRPLTRETAPKHGDVIPLRRPSTAERRPVSRETAPKPADAITLRRPSTAERRPVARDSVLKHANVGGPGCPSTPERRLGRESAPKHAAVAITPCRPSTGEKRPTAKGSSLKLDPKTPIRLRGLPDNSNGAMVTAATPKKAVTPNLVKARKPEIKSSYVQERLELQVGGKQKSSSVNLPPRKILSSDVRANRVVENARKPNKQGIQETLGSRVSASKNATSSHTGSGKTRAPNPPPPPPPPRRLSQSPSKPEPPTKLSAGGRKPKASTPHWH; translated from the exons ATGGCGACAGAAGTCAATCAAAACTGTTTTGCATGGCCGCGTGAGGAATCACCCGTGCAGGATAGTTCTCAG GGAACAACGCAAGTGTTTGACCATGGTTCCATATCTTTTGGAAGATTTGATTTGGAATCACTAGAATGGGAGAAGTGGTCTGTTTTCACCAATGACAGACGTACTGAGGAGTTCGTTAAATTCAATGGATTAGTTGCCAAGAAGAAGGCGTACTTTGAAGAATACTTTAAGAGGATCAGAGAGCTAAAGGCTCTACAACAACAAAACCAACAAACCGAGCTTAATCTAGAGTACAGTGGCGATGGTAGTGATTCTAGTCAGACAGGAGAAGATGAACCAGTTGGAAAGCATGCATCTCCTGCTGGATCTGGAACACATTTTGATGATTGCATGGGGCAAATAGCAGCTGAATCCACATCTGAGCATGGACTGGGATGCTACAATGATCATAATAAGAGGTTAAGTAATGGAATTTCCTCAGCGACTCATTCTTCATCAGCTGGAGGCTTACAGATGATTGGTGAAGAAACTGGAGAAAATGCAAGCGTTGAAAATTGTTCTGACAGGATGGATATGTTGCAGCAAAATGCTAAATGTAGTCAAGATGATCTGGTGATGCCCCATGAGACTAAGGTGAATCTTAAGAGAACTATTGAGAAATGCTCCCCAATTAGTCAAGCTTCAAAAATCATTCCTAGGACGGTTAAGATGACTTCTAGTTGTGTTCCTGATCAAACATTTATCAATAAG GGTCCTCAATCAAGCAACTCCACTGTTATAAACCAGAAAACCAAACCTGGGAATGTTCAATCATTGCGAAAGCCTAGAGCAGCAACCAGCAATGTCGGTGGCACCACAGTAAGAAGCAAACTTGTGACAAAAGAAGATCCTGGTGTTATGGCTCTTAGAAGACCTTCATCAGCAGCGTCCCAACGGCCCTCCTCTAGGGAACGGCGACCTGTCACCAGAGATGGTTCACGGGGTCCTGCTAGTATGGCTAGCCCATGTCGCCCCTCCACTGCTCAAAGACGCCTTGCGACTAGAGATCTGGCAGCAAATCAAACAAGTATTGCTAGCCCACGTCGACCATCTACTGCTGATAAGCGCCCTATCACTAAAGAGTTGGCACCAAAGGATGCCAACATTGCTACCCCACGCAGGCCATCTACTGCTGATAGGCGCCCTATCACCAAAGAGTCGGCACCAAAGAATGCCAACACTGCTACCCCATGTCGACCTTCTACTCCTGATAGGCGCCTTACCACCAAAGAGCTGACACCAAAGCATGCCAATGTTGCTACCCCACAACGACCTTCTACTGCCGAAAGGCGCCCTATAACCAGAGAGAGTGCACCAAAGCTTGGTGGTACTGCCAATCCATGTTGGCCATCTAGTGCTCAAAGGCGCCCTGTCACCAGAGGGATTGTGCACACGAATGCTGAAGTTGTCAGCCTGCATCGACATTCTACTGCTGAGAGACGCCCTTTAACCAGAGAAACTGCACCAAAGCATGGCGATGTTATTCCTCTACGCAGGCCTTCTACTGCTGAGAGACGCCCTGTTTCCAGAGAAACTGCACCAAAGCCTGCCGATGCTATTACTCTTCGCAGGCCTTCTACTGCTGAGAGACGCCCTGTTGCCAGAGACTCTGTGCTAAAGCATGCGAATGTTGGTGGCCCCGGTTGCCCTTCGACTCCTGAACGACGCCTCGGCAGGGAAAGTGCACCAAAGCATGCTGCTGTTGCCATCACTCCTTGTCGCCCTTCAACGGGAGAAAAACGCCCTACTGCCAAAGGGAGTAGCCTAAAATTGGATCCAAAAACACCTATAAGGTTGAGAGGATTGCCGGATAATTCAAATGGTGCTATGGTCACAGCA GCTACTCCCAAAAAGGCAGTTACTCCAAATCTTGTTAAAGCTAGGAAGCCAGaaataaaaag CAGCTATGTCCAAGAAAGGTTGGAACTTCAAGTTGGTGGGAAACAAAAATCAAG TTCTGTTAATCTTCCTCCAAGGAAAATCTTGTCTTCGGATGTGAGAGCCAATCGAGTGGTGGAGAACGCCAGAAAGCCAAATAAGCAG GGTATTCAGGAGACACTTGGATCTCGAGTATCTGCATCAAAAAATGCAACATCTTCACATACTGGAAGCGGAAAGACAAGGGCACCAAat ccaccaccacctcctccgccacCACGCCGGCTATCTCAGTCTCCGAGCAAGCCAGAACCCCCCACTAAGTTGTCTGCTGGTGGAAGAAAGCCGAA GGCTTCTACTCCACACTGGCACTAA
- the LOC124707868 gene encoding proteoglycan 4-like isoform X2 yields the protein MATEVNQNCFAWPREESPVQDSSQGTTQVFDHGSISFGRFDLESLEWEKWSVFTNDRRTEEFVKFNGLVAKKKAYFEEYFKRIRELKALQQQNQQTELNLEYSGDGSDSSQTGEDEPVGKHASPAGSGTHFDDCMGQIAAESTSEHGLGCYNDHNKRLSNGISSATHSSSAGGLQMIGEETGENASVENCSDRMDMLQQNAKCSQDDLVMPHETKVNLKRTIEKCSPISQASKIIPRTVKMTSSCVPDQTFINKGPQSSNSTVINQKTKPGNVQSLRKPRAATSNVGGTTVRSKLVTKEDPGVMALRRPSSAASQRPSSRERRPVTRDGSRGPASMASPCRPSTAQRRLATRDLAANQTSIASPRRPSTADKRPITKELAPKDANIATPRRPSTADRRPITKESAPKNANTATPCRPSTPDRRLTTKELTPKHANVATPQRPSTAERRPITRESAPKLGGTANPCWPSSAQRRPVTRGIVHTNAEVVSLHRHSTAERRPLTRETAPKHGDVIPLRRPSTAERRPVSRETAPKPADAITLRRPSTAERRPVARDSVLKHANVGGPGCPSTPERRLGRESAPKHAAVAITPCRPSTGEKRPTAKGSSLKLDPKTPIRLRGLPDNSNGAMVTAATPKKAVTPNLVKARKPEIKSYVQERLELQVGGKQKSSSVNLPPRKILSSDVRANRVVENARKPNKQGIQETLGSRVSASKNATSSHTGSGKTRAPNPPPPPPPPRRLSQSPSKPEPPTKLSAGGRKPKASTPHWH from the exons ATGGCGACAGAAGTCAATCAAAACTGTTTTGCATGGCCGCGTGAGGAATCACCCGTGCAGGATAGTTCTCAG GGAACAACGCAAGTGTTTGACCATGGTTCCATATCTTTTGGAAGATTTGATTTGGAATCACTAGAATGGGAGAAGTGGTCTGTTTTCACCAATGACAGACGTACTGAGGAGTTCGTTAAATTCAATGGATTAGTTGCCAAGAAGAAGGCGTACTTTGAAGAATACTTTAAGAGGATCAGAGAGCTAAAGGCTCTACAACAACAAAACCAACAAACCGAGCTTAATCTAGAGTACAGTGGCGATGGTAGTGATTCTAGTCAGACAGGAGAAGATGAACCAGTTGGAAAGCATGCATCTCCTGCTGGATCTGGAACACATTTTGATGATTGCATGGGGCAAATAGCAGCTGAATCCACATCTGAGCATGGACTGGGATGCTACAATGATCATAATAAGAGGTTAAGTAATGGAATTTCCTCAGCGACTCATTCTTCATCAGCTGGAGGCTTACAGATGATTGGTGAAGAAACTGGAGAAAATGCAAGCGTTGAAAATTGTTCTGACAGGATGGATATGTTGCAGCAAAATGCTAAATGTAGTCAAGATGATCTGGTGATGCCCCATGAGACTAAGGTGAATCTTAAGAGAACTATTGAGAAATGCTCCCCAATTAGTCAAGCTTCAAAAATCATTCCTAGGACGGTTAAGATGACTTCTAGTTGTGTTCCTGATCAAACATTTATCAATAAG GGTCCTCAATCAAGCAACTCCACTGTTATAAACCAGAAAACCAAACCTGGGAATGTTCAATCATTGCGAAAGCCTAGAGCAGCAACCAGCAATGTCGGTGGCACCACAGTAAGAAGCAAACTTGTGACAAAAGAAGATCCTGGTGTTATGGCTCTTAGAAGACCTTCATCAGCAGCGTCCCAACGGCCCTCCTCTAGGGAACGGCGACCTGTCACCAGAGATGGTTCACGGGGTCCTGCTAGTATGGCTAGCCCATGTCGCCCCTCCACTGCTCAAAGACGCCTTGCGACTAGAGATCTGGCAGCAAATCAAACAAGTATTGCTAGCCCACGTCGACCATCTACTGCTGATAAGCGCCCTATCACTAAAGAGTTGGCACCAAAGGATGCCAACATTGCTACCCCACGCAGGCCATCTACTGCTGATAGGCGCCCTATCACCAAAGAGTCGGCACCAAAGAATGCCAACACTGCTACCCCATGTCGACCTTCTACTCCTGATAGGCGCCTTACCACCAAAGAGCTGACACCAAAGCATGCCAATGTTGCTACCCCACAACGACCTTCTACTGCCGAAAGGCGCCCTATAACCAGAGAGAGTGCACCAAAGCTTGGTGGTACTGCCAATCCATGTTGGCCATCTAGTGCTCAAAGGCGCCCTGTCACCAGAGGGATTGTGCACACGAATGCTGAAGTTGTCAGCCTGCATCGACATTCTACTGCTGAGAGACGCCCTTTAACCAGAGAAACTGCACCAAAGCATGGCGATGTTATTCCTCTACGCAGGCCTTCTACTGCTGAGAGACGCCCTGTTTCCAGAGAAACTGCACCAAAGCCTGCCGATGCTATTACTCTTCGCAGGCCTTCTACTGCTGAGAGACGCCCTGTTGCCAGAGACTCTGTGCTAAAGCATGCGAATGTTGGTGGCCCCGGTTGCCCTTCGACTCCTGAACGACGCCTCGGCAGGGAAAGTGCACCAAAGCATGCTGCTGTTGCCATCACTCCTTGTCGCCCTTCAACGGGAGAAAAACGCCCTACTGCCAAAGGGAGTAGCCTAAAATTGGATCCAAAAACACCTATAAGGTTGAGAGGATTGCCGGATAATTCAAATGGTGCTATGGTCACAGCA GCTACTCCCAAAAAGGCAGTTACTCCAAATCTTGTTAAAGCTAGGAAGCCAGaaataaaaag CTATGTCCAAGAAAGGTTGGAACTTCAAGTTGGTGGGAAACAAAAATCAAG TTCTGTTAATCTTCCTCCAAGGAAAATCTTGTCTTCGGATGTGAGAGCCAATCGAGTGGTGGAGAACGCCAGAAAGCCAAATAAGCAG GGTATTCAGGAGACACTTGGATCTCGAGTATCTGCATCAAAAAATGCAACATCTTCACATACTGGAAGCGGAAAGACAAGGGCACCAAat ccaccaccacctcctccgccacCACGCCGGCTATCTCAGTCTCCGAGCAAGCCAGAACCCCCCACTAAGTTGTCTGCTGGTGGAAGAAAGCCGAA GGCTTCTACTCCACACTGGCACTAA
- the LOC124707869 gene encoding cytochrome c-like → MASFSEAPPGNPAAGAKIFKTKCAQCHTVEQGAGHKQGPNLHGLFGRQSGTTAGYSYSAANKNKAVEWEENTLYDYLLNPKKYIPGTKMVFPGLKKPQDRADLIAYLKDATSS, encoded by the exons atggcttcCTTTTCCGAGGCTCCCCCCGGCAACCCGGCCGCCGGCGCCAAGATCTTCAAGACCAAGTGCGCCCAGTGCCACACCGTCGAGCAGGGCGCCGGCCACAAGCAAG GTCCTAACTTGCATGGTCTGTTTGGGAGGCAGTCGGGTACCACCGCTGGCTACTCCTACTCTGCGGCGAACAAGAACAAGGCTGTGGAATGGGAGGAGAACACTCTGTACGACTACTTGCTTAACCCTAAGAAG TACATTCCTGGAACCAAGATGGTCTTCCCTGGACTGAAGAAGCCACAGGACCGTGCTGATCTCATTGCGTACCTGAAGGATGCCACCTCCTCTTAA